CGAGGAAGGCGACCGAGAGGCCGAGCTCGCGGCACACCTCGTCGAGCGTGCGCGCGTACATGAGCGCCTGCGAGCTGCCGAGCACGACGACCTGCGGATCGGCCGCGCCGTGGCGGTGCACGACGCCGCCCCGTCGCCACGCATCCGCGTCGCGCGGCGGCGGGCGCTCGAACGCGACGTCCGCATAGCGGATCGCCGACGCGGGCGCGTCGTTCGCCGTGCGCCCGGCGTCGTAGAGCTTGCCCGCGAAGACCGTCGGCGCGAAGCGGCCCGTCGGGTCGATCGCGAGCGGCCGGAACGCGAGCGCCGCGCTCGCCGCCGCGGCGACCGCGAACCCGGAGGCGAGCGTCGCGAGCCGGCGTCCGCGCCCCGGCCCGCGCCGCCGCAGCGGGCGCTCGACCGCGAAGTAGGCGCCCGCGGCGGCGGCGATGCTCGCGAGCGCGCCCGCCGCGACGCCGGCCGCCGCCGGCAGCGCGTGCAGCTCGGCCTGCGCGCGGCCGAACACGATGAGCGGCCAGTGCCACAGGTAGAGCGAGTACGAGCCGAGGCCTACGGCGACGAGCGCGCGGTGCGCGAGCGCGCGCGCGATCCGCGACTCGCCGTCGACGACGGACGCGACGAGGAGCGCCGCGCCGAGCGTCGGGGCGAGCGCCGCCGCGCCGGGGAAGGGAACCCGCTCGTCGATCGCGCCGAAGCCGGCGAACACGAGCGCGAGGCCCGCCCAGCCGAGCCCCTCGCGCGCGGCGGGGCCGAGCGCGCGCGGCGCGCGCGCGCGATGCGCGGCGACGAGCCCCCCGAGCGCCAGCTCCCAGACCCGCGTCGGAAGCAGGTAGAACGCGGCCGCGGGCGACGATCGCGTCGCGACGAGGCACGCCGCGAAGCTCGCGAGCGCGAGCGCGGCGAGCCACGCGAACGCGCGCTCGGGCCGGCGGCGCACGAGCAGCGCGAGCAGTGCCGGGAGGAACAGGTAGAACTGCTCCTCGACGCCGAGCGACCACAGGTGCGTGAACGGCGCCGCCTCGGCGGCGTCGCCCCAGTAGCCGCCGAGGTGTCGCCAGACGTAGAAGTTCGCCAGGTTCGCGAGCGACCACAGGCCGTGCGCGCCCGCCTGCCGCGCCGCGCTCGGGAGCATCCACGCGTGCCAGAGCGCGAGCACGACGAGCACCGTGAGGACGACGTTCGGGGCGAGCCGCTGGATGCGGCGCAGGTAGAACTCGCCGAGCGCGAGCGACCCGCGCGCGATGTCGCGCAGCAGGATCGACGTGATCAGGAAGCCCGACAGCACGAAGAACACGTCGACGCCCGTGAAGCCGCCCGGCAGCGTCGACGGCGACGCGTGGAAGACGAGCACCGCGGCGATGGCGAGCGCGCGGATGCCGTCGAGGGCGGCGACGTAGGGGATCGGAGCGGGGTCGCGGGGTGTGGGCGGGCTCATGGGCGCAGGGCGTCGCGCGAGCCTACACGGCGCGCGGCCGCGGCGCGCGGAACGGCCGCACCGCGTCCGGCGCCGCCACCCGACGTGAATCCTTCCGCCCGGTCGTGGATAGAGGGAGCAGGGAGGACGACTCTCCCGCCTGGAGGAACTGCCATGAGCGCTCTTCTGCCTCGCAACGAGCACACGGTCGACCGCGTCCTGCGCGTCGCGCTCGGCCTCGGCCTGCTCTCGCTCGCCTTCGTCGGCCCGCAGACGCCGTGGGGCTGGCTCGGCGCCATCCCGCTCGTCACCGGCCTCGTCGGGAGCTGCCCGCTGTACACGCTCCTCGGCCTCTCGACGTGTCCGATCGCGAAGCCGAGGACGTAGCGCTCCTCGCGCGGACGGCCCGCGGCGACGGCGAGGCGCTCGGCGCGCTCGCGCGGCGCCACGGGCCGAGCGTGCTGCGGCTCGCGCGCGCGATCACGGGCGACGACGGCGCCGCGGCCGACGTGACCCAGGAG
This Myxococcota bacterium DNA region includes the following protein-coding sequences:
- a CDS encoding acyltransferase family protein, translated to MSPPTPRDPAPIPYVAALDGIRALAIAAVLVFHASPSTLPGGFTGVDVFFVLSGFLITSILLRDIARGSLALGEFYLRRIQRLAPNVVLTVLVVLALWHAWMLPSAARQAGAHGLWSLANLANFYVWRHLGGYWGDAAEAAPFTHLWSLGVEEQFYLFLPALLALLVRRRPERAFAWLAALALASFAACLVATRSSPAAAFYLLPTRVWELALGGLVAAHRARAPRALGPAAREGLGWAGLALVFAGFGAIDERVPFPGAAALAPTLGAALLVASVVDGESRIARALAHRALVAVGLGSYSLYLWHWPLIVFGRAQAELHALPAAAGVAAGALASIAAAAGAYFAVERPLRRRGPGRGRRLATLASGFAVAAAASAALAFRPLAIDPTGRFAPTVFAGKLYDAGRTANDAPASAIRYADVAFERPPPRDADAWRRGGVVHRHGAADPQVVVLGSSQALMYARTLDEVCRELGLSVAFLAVDEGAPAFFHAGVGSSFPTREVAREFDAARQRWLRAWRPEAVVVVDRWEDRARSLARFDTRLREFLAEVSPLATRILFVAQVPTIANAAELNLRELALWRAGAGGALPRLAPDATDARRRRTAALAEAAVADFPKLRVLRADRLFYEDDGSVRYVEGRDFLYADDDHLSQAGADAARALFADALAEAHRAAQSARDATRTRTRTRTRED
- a CDS encoding DUF2892 domain-containing protein, encoding MPRNEHTVDRVLRVALGLGLLSLAFVGPQTPWGWLGAIPLVTGLVGSCPLYTLLGLSTCPIAKPRT